The following proteins are co-located in the Brachybacterium sacelli genome:
- a CDS encoding GH116 family glycosyl-hydrolase, with protein MRQLNHITGRHAAMPLGGIGTGNVAICADGALRQWQLHNIGNHRGDLPNSFFALRVQRPEPPHSSTTVLQAPAPSDAPSTPLVTDDEVPAWQRELLERFGGVRGTSFRSTYPFAEIDYDLDGPLDVNLQAFTPLVPLDAERSSLPAALFTVTVTNTATEAVAASLGAAMQNPVGHDGITAPQGVCAPGYGGNTNRVRRDHGWTSLLMENSGLDPVAPGAGQAVLTCDAPTATALPQWADPGEFIEYLRARPPFAERSRLEIAPHLPEDQMGTPPGAHGPSPAGATWNGGLCAALHLKPGASTTVRFLLTWHFPNRYVNFPQPGPFAAQWGPSRFWLGNHYATQHTDALAVAEYVQGHWEQLEADSRAWADLLTDTLDERTAEHMAAQAVVVRSPTCFRGADGTFYGFEGVNGASTGGHAGDVGGSCPLNCSHVWNYAHTVAALFPQLECSMRETELEVLQAPDGSVPHRLIAPTYLPQLWDLPIGGPMAPALDGMFGVILKSYRELRSGAVDSDWLEQKWSKLCQLLAHIRSTWDLEGTGVLRGIQPSTHDIDLSGVNPFMGTLWLAALRAQEEMARLRGETAYAEELRSLFATGSAAYDALLFNGEYYEQLLEDDQERPFQWGRGCLADQLIGQWWAHELDLGHLLPADHVRSALRAIVRHNLRTGFREFEHNFRVFADGDDTGLLLCSWPAGGRPQAPIRYADEVWTGTEQQVAAHCLREGLEDEATAILDGLWNRYDGRSRNPFNHVECGDHYVRSMSGWTVLNARTGRAWNAATGQLRLARPADGDRVPLLLGTGWGYVQRSGEKAEMVALGGELSVGEVIWETGS; from the coding sequence ATGAGACAGCTCAACCACATCACCGGCCGCCACGCGGCGATGCCGCTGGGCGGGATCGGCACCGGTAACGTCGCGATCTGCGCCGATGGAGCTCTGCGGCAATGGCAGCTGCACAACATCGGCAATCACCGTGGCGACCTCCCGAACAGCTTCTTCGCGCTGCGCGTCCAGCGGCCCGAGCCGCCGCACAGCTCCACGACGGTCCTGCAGGCGCCGGCCCCGTCGGACGCCCCGTCCACCCCGCTGGTGACCGACGACGAGGTCCCGGCCTGGCAACGTGAGCTGCTGGAGCGATTTGGAGGAGTGCGCGGGACTTCGTTCCGGTCCACCTATCCCTTCGCCGAGATCGACTACGACCTGGACGGCCCGCTCGACGTGAACCTGCAGGCCTTTACCCCGCTGGTGCCGCTGGACGCCGAGCGCAGCTCTTTGCCCGCCGCCCTATTCACCGTCACCGTGACCAACACCGCCACTGAGGCCGTCGCTGCTTCCTTGGGGGCGGCGATGCAGAACCCCGTCGGTCACGACGGGATTACGGCACCCCAGGGGGTCTGCGCCCCCGGCTACGGCGGCAACACCAACCGGGTGCGCCGGGACCACGGCTGGACCTCGCTGCTAATGGAGAACAGCGGACTCGACCCCGTCGCCCCCGGTGCCGGCCAGGCCGTCCTGACCTGTGACGCGCCCACCGCCACAGCCCTGCCGCAGTGGGCCGACCCCGGCGAGTTCATCGAGTACCTAAGGGCACGCCCCCCTTTCGCCGAGCGTTCCCGGCTCGAGATCGCACCCCACCTGCCCGAGGACCAGATGGGGACCCCGCCCGGGGCCCACGGTCCTAGCCCGGCCGGCGCCACCTGGAACGGGGGCCTCTGCGCTGCGCTGCACCTCAAACCTGGGGCATCGACGACGGTCCGGTTCCTGCTGACCTGGCACTTCCCGAACCGGTACGTGAATTTCCCACAACCCGGGCCGTTCGCCGCCCAGTGGGGGCCCAGCCGCTTCTGGCTCGGCAACCACTATGCCACCCAGCACACCGATGCCCTCGCCGTCGCCGAGTATGTCCAGGGCCACTGGGAGCAACTCGAGGCCGACTCCCGCGCCTGGGCCGACCTGCTTACCGACACCCTCGACGAGCGCACAGCGGAGCACATGGCGGCTCAGGCCGTTGTCGTGCGTAGCCCTACCTGCTTTCGCGGTGCCGACGGCACCTTCTACGGCTTCGAGGGGGTCAACGGGGCATCCACAGGCGGCCACGCCGGCGACGTCGGCGGCTCCTGTCCGCTGAACTGCAGTCACGTGTGGAACTACGCACACACCGTGGCCGCCTTGTTCCCGCAGCTCGAATGCTCGATGCGCGAGACCGAGCTTGAAGTGTTGCAGGCACCCGACGGGTCCGTCCCGCACCGCCTCATCGCCCCCACCTACCTGCCACAGCTGTGGGACCTCCCCATCGGCGGCCCGATGGCCCCGGCCCTGGACGGCATGTTCGGGGTAATCCTGAAGAGCTACCGGGAGCTACGCTCCGGCGCCGTCGACAGCGACTGGCTGGAGCAAAAATGGTCGAAGCTGTGCCAGCTGCTCGCCCACATCCGCTCCACCTGGGACCTCGAGGGCACCGGGGTGCTGCGCGGCATCCAGCCCAGCACCCACGACATCGACCTCAGCGGCGTCAACCCGTTCATGGGCACGCTATGGTTGGCCGCCCTGCGCGCCCAGGAGGAGATGGCGCGTCTGCGCGGCGAGACGGCCTACGCCGAGGAGCTGCGCTCCCTGTTTGCCACGGGCAGCGCCGCCTACGACGCACTGTTGTTCAACGGCGAGTACTACGAGCAGCTGCTCGAGGACGACCAGGAGCGTCCGTTCCAGTGGGGCCGCGGCTGCCTCGCCGACCAGCTGATTGGACAGTGGTGGGCCCATGAGCTCGATCTGGGCCACCTGCTGCCCGCTGACCATGTCCGTTCCGCACTGCGCGCGATCGTGCGCCATAACCTGCGCACCGGCTTCCGCGAGTTCGAGCACAACTTCCGGGTCTTCGCCGATGGCGATGACACCGGGCTGCTCCTGTGCAGCTGGCCCGCCGGGGGCCGGCCCCAGGCCCCCATCCGCTACGCCGACGAGGTCTGGACCGGCACTGAGCAGCAGGTCGCCGCGCACTGCCTGCGCGAGGGGCTCGAGGACGAGGCCACGGCGATCCTCGACGGCCTGTGGAACCGCTACGACGGCAGGTCCCGCAACCCGTTCAATCACGTCGAATGCGGCGACCACTACGTGCGCTCGATGTCCGGATGGACCGTGCTGAACGCCCGTACCGGACGGGCCTGGAACGCCGCCACCGGGCAGCTGCGCCTCGCGCGCCCGGCCGACGGGGACCGGGTCCCGCTGCTGCTGGGTACCGGCTGGGGGTACGTGCAGCGCAGCGGGGAGAAGGCGGAGATGGTGGCCCTGGGTGGGGAGCTGTCCGTCGGCGAGGTTATCTGGGAGACCGGGTCATGA
- a CDS encoding AAA family ATPase, whose translation MTMALMCGLSFAGKSTLAAQLAEGLPASLVSLDLINEERGLHGGQGIPLEEWAETNRIAHERGRDFLDAGHHVVVDDTGSPRFIRDEWRKIANRSGAPFLVVWVQISPELQQARVRANRQSRDRPDVTDAVLHDHRASFEPPTDEEVIVVDAQDTADPARVAALVQRLRSHRTP comes from the coding sequence ATGACTATGGCGCTGATGTGTGGACTCTCCTTCGCGGGCAAGAGCACCCTTGCAGCGCAACTGGCTGAGGGTCTGCCTGCGAGCCTGGTCAGTCTCGACCTCATCAACGAGGAACGCGGCCTGCACGGTGGACAAGGCATCCCGCTGGAGGAATGGGCCGAGACCAACCGAATCGCGCACGAGCGTGGACGTGATTTTCTGGATGCGGGGCACCATGTGGTCGTTGACGACACCGGATCGCCGCGGTTCATCAGAGATGAGTGGCGGAAGATCGCCAATCGCTCCGGTGCACCGTTCTTGGTCGTGTGGGTCCAGATCAGCCCTGAACTCCAGCAGGCACGCGTTCGCGCCAACAGACAGTCCCGGGACCGCCCGGACGTGACCGATGCCGTCCTCCACGATCACCGGGCGAGCTTCGAGCCTCCGACTGATGAGGAAGTGATAGTGGTGGATGCCCAGGACACGGCCGACCCAGCACGAGTGGCCGCGCTCGTGCAGCGACTCCGCTCCCATCGCACGCCCTAG
- a CDS encoding DUF6262 family protein — translation MHADNSRHLIVAARRRHETTRAKATQALRDLDREGGAVNFQIVAQKAQVSRSWLYTQPDLCAEVRRLRGLQQDTAGAPLPASQRSTDASLIRRLEVANARVRDLTAENQRLRKQLQHALGRLRTSNQER, via the coding sequence ATGCATGCCGATAACAGCCGCCACCTCATCGTCGCCGCCCGGCGGCGCCACGAGACGACCCGTGCCAAAGCAACCCAGGCCCTTCGCGACCTCGACCGCGAGGGCGGCGCGGTCAACTTCCAGATCGTCGCTCAGAAGGCGCAGGTCTCGCGGTCCTGGCTCTACACCCAGCCCGACCTCTGCGCCGAGGTCCGACGGCTCCGCGGCCTCCAGCAGGACACGGCTGGGGCACCACTGCCCGCGTCTCAACGTTCCACCGACGCATCCCTGATACGCCGCCTCGAAGTCGCCAACGCGCGAGTCCGGGACCTCACCGCCGAAAACCAGCGACTCCGGAAACAGTTGCAACACGCCCTCGGGCGACTACGGACATCGAACCAAGAGCGGTAA
- a CDS encoding site-specific integrase codes for MSVPIPLVPEKPSRTGRERRRTPGQASTWDAEYGKDVWRLRELGIKDRRLARITFEDIPQSWLKALAKRWARWRLATGLGVVSVSSGTRAITSCGQFLADVAPSVQGLADLDRELLERYLAHLHSRFSGTVKHRMLIGQLNLFFTTIRQHGWDDSLPSTVMFFSEDFPKEAIRQPRALSETVMAQLENPDNLAKWSNPSYELITLILMHCGLRITDTVRLPTDCIVYDGEGAPYLRYLNHKMKREALVPIDAGLVEAITAQRRRLHERWPDGAPVLFPRVTDNDDGHEPIGDGVYRKALHRWLKHCDVRDEHGQPVRVVPHSFRHTLGTRLINRDVPQEVVRRILDHDSHVMTAHYARLSDTTIRRHWEAARKVNIKGETVTLDPDGPLAEAAWAKQRVGRATQALPNGFCGLPVQQSCPHANACLSCPMFITTAEFLPEHRQHRQQVVQIITAAEARGQQRLIEMNQQVLGNLDQIITTLEDDQDGEAST; via the coding sequence GTGAGCGTGCCGATCCCGCTGGTGCCCGAAAAACCGTCGAGGACGGGGCGCGAGCGACGCCGGACACCCGGTCAGGCGAGCACCTGGGACGCGGAGTATGGCAAGGACGTCTGGCGACTACGTGAACTCGGCATCAAGGACCGGCGGCTGGCCCGGATCACCTTCGAGGACATCCCGCAGTCGTGGCTCAAGGCCTTGGCCAAACGCTGGGCGCGGTGGCGCTTGGCCACGGGCCTCGGCGTGGTCAGCGTCTCCTCCGGCACACGGGCGATCACCTCCTGTGGGCAGTTCCTGGCGGACGTGGCACCTTCCGTCCAGGGGCTGGCGGACCTGGACCGGGAGCTGCTGGAGCGCTACCTCGCTCACCTGCATTCCCGGTTCTCGGGCACCGTGAAGCACCGCATGCTGATCGGCCAGTTGAACCTGTTCTTCACCACCATCCGGCAGCACGGTTGGGATGACTCCCTGCCTTCGACGGTGATGTTCTTCAGCGAGGACTTCCCCAAGGAAGCCATCCGGCAACCGCGCGCGCTGAGCGAAACCGTGATGGCCCAGCTGGAGAACCCGGACAATCTCGCCAAGTGGAGCAACCCCAGCTACGAGCTGATCACGCTGATCCTCATGCACTGCGGGCTGCGCATCACCGACACCGTCCGTCTGCCGACCGACTGCATCGTCTACGACGGCGAGGGAGCGCCCTACCTGCGCTACCTCAACCACAAGATGAAACGCGAGGCCCTTGTGCCGATCGACGCGGGGCTCGTCGAGGCCATCACCGCGCAGCGACGCCGCCTGCACGAACGGTGGCCGGACGGAGCACCGGTGCTCTTCCCACGAGTCACCGACAACGACGACGGACACGAGCCGATCGGTGACGGGGTCTACCGCAAGGCGCTGCACCGGTGGCTCAAGCACTGCGACGTCCGTGACGAGCACGGACAACCCGTTCGCGTCGTCCCGCACAGCTTCCGCCATACCCTGGGCACCAGACTGATCAACCGCGACGTCCCCCAAGAAGTGGTCCGGCGGATTCTCGACCACGACTCCCACGTCATGACCGCCCACTACGCCCGCCTCAGTGACACCACGATCCGTCGGCACTGGGAAGCTGCGCGGAAGGTCAACATCAAGGGCGAGACGGTCACCCTCGACCCGGATGGCCCGCTGGCCGAGGCGGCCTGGGCCAAGCAGCGCGTGGGACGAGCGACCCAGGCACTGCCCAACGGCTTCTGCGGGTTGCCGGTCCAGCAGTCCTGCCCGCACGCGAACGCGTGTCTGAGCTGTCCGATGTTCATCACCACAGCCGAGTTCCTGCCCGAGCACCGACAGCATCGTCAGCAGGTCGTGCAGATCATCACCGCTGCCGAGGCTCGCGGCCAGCAACGCCTGATCGAGATGAACCAGCAGGTCCTGGGAAACCTCGACCAGATCATCACCACGTTGGAGGACGACCAGGACGGCGAGGCAAGTACCTGA
- a CDS encoding site-specific integrase has translation MFVQRILSPVDGVESWTVLGGDGGPVAPIERYLAYLTQIERSPNTVKAYAHDLKDWFVFLGVQGQDWREVRLENVAEFVAWLRRPPGLRDGTIPVLPSVEHHCTESTVNRKLSALSAFYQHAARHGVDLGELLKTWQPAGGRGSGWKPFLHHISKGKLQPRRAVVLSAERKLPRVLNAPEAQIILDACDHLRDRFLFAVLFDTGMRIGEALGLRHEDIAAAESQVSVRPRVNHNGARSKSRSPRTVPVSAELVRLYSDYLHLEYGDLDSDYVFVNLWGRPHGHPLTYAAVYELVKRLRRRTGIDFDPHWYRHTAATRMLRDGVPIEVVSKLLGHADITTTAAVYGHLSAEDARKALEEAGWFTGREVRL, from the coding sequence ATGTTTGTCCAGCGTATTCTTTCCCCGGTCGACGGCGTGGAGTCGTGGACGGTGTTGGGCGGGGACGGCGGCCCGGTGGCTCCGATCGAGCGGTATCTGGCGTACTTGACCCAGATCGAGCGGTCGCCGAACACGGTCAAGGCCTATGCCCACGACTTGAAAGACTGGTTCGTGTTCCTCGGCGTCCAAGGCCAGGACTGGCGTGAGGTGCGGCTGGAGAACGTCGCCGAATTCGTCGCATGGCTGCGCCGCCCACCGGGCCTGCGCGATGGGACGATCCCAGTCCTGCCGTCAGTGGAACACCACTGCACCGAGTCGACGGTCAACCGCAAGCTCTCAGCGCTCAGCGCGTTCTATCAGCACGCCGCGCGCCACGGCGTTGACCTCGGGGAGTTGCTGAAGACTTGGCAACCGGCTGGAGGCCGTGGTTCGGGCTGGAAGCCGTTCTTGCACCACATCAGCAAGGGGAAACTGCAGCCGCGGCGGGCCGTCGTGCTGAGCGCTGAACGTAAGCTCCCGCGCGTCCTCAACGCTCCCGAGGCACAAATCATTCTCGATGCCTGTGATCATCTGCGGGACCGGTTCTTGTTCGCGGTGCTGTTCGACACCGGGATGCGGATCGGGGAGGCGTTGGGTCTTCGGCATGAGGACATCGCCGCTGCCGAGTCCCAGGTCTCGGTCCGGCCACGGGTCAATCACAACGGTGCCCGCTCCAAGTCACGCAGCCCGCGGACGGTGCCGGTCAGCGCGGAGCTGGTCCGGCTCTATTCCGATTACCTTCACTTGGAGTACGGCGACCTGGACTCCGACTACGTCTTCGTCAATCTCTGGGGTCGGCCCCACGGTCACCCGCTGACCTACGCGGCAGTCTATGAACTTGTGAAGCGTCTGCGGCGGCGCACCGGGATCGACTTTGATCCGCACTGGTACCGCCACACCGCTGCGACGCGGATGCTGCGTGACGGCGTGCCGATCGAGGTGGTCTCCAAGTTGCTAGGCCACGCTGACATCACCACCACGGCCGCCGTCTATGGTCACCTGAGCGCCGAGGACGCGCGCAAGGCCTTGGAGGAAGCGGGCTGGTTCACCGGCCGAGAGGTGCGATTGTGA
- a CDS encoding metalloregulator ArsR/SmtB family transcription factor — MNTEVQAPSSVFAALADETRWRILVRLGEAPASASALTRTMPVSRQAIMKHLKVLEIGGLVTSERSGKEIVYSAIGARLSALARDLDLIGQGWDNRLTRLKNEAEGSS; from the coding sequence GTGAACACCGAGGTGCAGGCTCCGAGTTCCGTCTTCGCGGCCCTCGCCGACGAGACCCGTTGGCGGATTCTGGTCCGGTTGGGTGAAGCACCCGCAAGCGCATCCGCGCTGACGCGAACTATGCCAGTCAGCCGACAAGCGATCATGAAGCACCTCAAGGTCTTGGAGATTGGCGGCCTTGTCACCTCAGAACGCAGCGGCAAGGAGATTGTGTACAGCGCGATCGGTGCTCGTCTCAGCGCACTTGCCAGAGACCTTGATCTGATCGGCCAAGGCTGGGACAACCGCCTCACACGTCTGAAGAACGAGGCCGAGGGGTCATCGTGA